The genomic segment GTTGCCTTCGCGCTGGGTGGAGTCGGTGATTGCACTCTCGGTAGTGTTGGCGGCATTGAACAACATTTACCCGATGGTCGGCGAGCGGCGGTGGGTCGCAGCCTTTGTGTTCGGGCTGATCCACGGCTTTGGCTTTGCGAGTGTGCTGGCAGACTTGGGCCTGCCAAGCCATGCCCTGGTCTTAAGCCTGGTCGGGTTTAACGTGGGCGTGGAGCTGGGGCAGCTGGCCATCGTGGTGGTCTTTTTGCCACTTGCCTACGTCATGCGCAAGACGCGCTTTTACAAGCAAGGCGTGTTTATCGGAGGCTCTGTACTCACCTTGTTGCTGGCTTTGGTGTGGTTTATCGAGCGGGCTTTTGATATTCAGTGGATGGCAACATAGGTCACGCCGCCATCCACACCGCATCGGCAATGAGCTTGACCGACACCACAAACAAACTGACCTGCACGATGCGATAAAACCACTGGTCAGCCAAGCGCCGTGTCAGGTAAGCGCCTGCGAGCGCCCCCACCAGCGCAAACGGTACCAGCCACGCGGCGTAATGCAACGATGCGGTCGAATAGGGCCGCAAGTTTTGGTACGGAATGATTTTGGCAGCATTGATCACTGCAAACACGATGGTGGAGGTGCCTGCAAACGCAGCCTTCGGCAACTTCTGGGGCAGCATGTACACCTGATATGGCGGCGCACCGGCGTGTGAAATAAAACTGGTAAAGCCGGCCAAAGTCCCCCAGAACCAGCCCTTGGCCAGGTGCGGTGGCTGTGCGATGGCTGCATTCTGGTTTCGCAGCCAGAGGTTGAGACAGAACCCCACCCCCACCAAGCCGATCATCAACATGATCGCGCGGTCCGACACCATGGACGCCGTAGCCCAACCAACACCGACTCCCAAGATTCCTGCAGGGATGAGAATTTTCAAATTCGGTGCACTGAATTCACGCCGGTACAGCCATACGCCAGCGACGTCCGAAATCACAAAAATGGGCAGTAACAACACCGCGGCTTGAACCGGCGACATCGCCATGGACAAAATAGGCACCGCCAACATGCCGACCGCAGGCAACCCCCCTTTGGACGAGCCGACCAGAAAAGCAGCCAAGCCGGCCAGCAGAAACAGTGCATCAAATGTCATGCACAGATGATAGTGGCGCCCTCCCGTATTCGGCCTTACTTGCCGCCCAACCCCATGGACCGGGTGATCACTTCTTTCATGATCTCATTGGTGCCGCCGTAGATGCGCTGCACCCGGGCATCGGCATAGGCGCGGGTGATGGGGTATTCCCACATGTAGCCGTAGCCGCCGAAGAGTTGCACACATTCGTCCATCACCTTGCACTGCAGGTCGGTGGTCCAGTACTTGGCCATGCTGGCAGTGGCCGTGTCGAGCTGGTCTTTGCCGATCAGCTCGCAGCATTTGTCCACAAACACACGTGCCACTTGCACTTGGGTTTGCAGTTCGGCCAGGACATAGCGCGTGTTCTGGAAGCTGGCCACAGGCTGGCCGAACACCTTGCGCTCTTTCACATAGTCCACCGTCCAGTCGATGGCCGCCTGGGACGCTGACACCGCACCGATCGCAATCTGCAAACGCTCCCAGGGCAACTGCTCCATCAGGCAGATGAAGCCTTTGTTTTCATAGGCCGCACCGCCCAGCAGGTTCTCGGCGGGTACGCGCACATTGTCAAAAAACAGCTCGGAAGTGTCTTGGGCTTTCATGCCCATTTTCTTGAGGCGTTGGCCCACACTGAATCCGGGCATGCCGCGCTCCACCAGCAGCAAGCTGGTACCTTTGCCGCCGGCCGCCGGGTTGGTTTTTGCCACCACCACCACGAGGTCGGCATGCCAGCCATTGGTGATGAAGGTCTTGCTGCCATTGAGCAGGTAGCTGCCGTCAGGCTGCTGGATGGCGGTGGACTTGATGCCCTGCAGGTCCGAGCCGGCCGCCGGCTCGCTCATCGCAATCGCGCCCACCATCTCGCCGCTGGCCAGCTTGGGCAGGTACTTGGCTTTTTGCTCGGGCGTGCCGTAGTGCAGGATGTATGGCGCCACGATTTCGCTATGCAGCCCGAAGCCGATGCCGGTAAAGCCGCCGCGGGCCAGCTCCTCCATCTGGATCACCGAATACAGCTTGTCCGCCTCGGAGCCGCCGTACTCCTCCGGCATGGTCATGCACAAAAAGCCGTTCTCGCCGGCCTTGTTCCACACCTCGCGGGCGACATAGCCCTGCTCTTCCCAATCTGCATGGAAAGGCGCGATTTCCTTTTCCATGAAGCGGCGGAAGCTATCGCGGAAAGATTCGTGGTCCGGGGTGAACAGGGTGCGTTCGATCATGGTGTCACCTAGGGAAAGTCATTAGTTATTTTTACAAAGCGTTTGCTTGGTAAAAACAATATACTGCAAAACAGCTTGCAGGCGCCAGCGTGCGCACCCGCATTCCCCAGACAACACCGGAGACCCCATGACCGAAGCCTATGTGTTTGACGCCATCCGCACGCCCCGTGGCAAGGGCAAAAAAGACGGCAGCCTGTATGAAGTCAAACCCGTCACCCTGCTCGCAGGGCTGCTGACTGACCTGCAACAGCGCCACCAGTTCGACACCGCGCAGGTGGACGATGTGGTGATGGGCGTGGTGTCCCCGGTAGGTGACCAGGGCGCTGTGCTGCCCAAAGTGGCTGCCCTGAAAGCCGGCTGGGACTTCCAGTGCGCGGGTGTGCAGATCAACCGCTTCTGTGCCTCCGGCCTGGAGGCGGTGAACATGGCCGCGCAAAAAGTGCGCTCCGGCTGGGAAGACCTGGTGGTGGCCGGCGGCGTGGAAAGCATGAGCCGCGTGCCTATTGGCTCCGACGGCGGTGCCTGGGCCATGGACCCCGAAACCAATAGCCAGACCTGCTTCGTGCCCCAAGGCATAGGCGCCGACCTGATCGCCACGCTGGAAGGCTTTACCCGCGCGGATGTGGATGCCTATGCGCTCGAATCGCAACGCCGCGCCACCAAGGCACAAGCTGCTGGTTACTTCGACCGCTCTGTCATGCCGGTCAAAGACAGCCTGGGCCAGACCATTCTGGCGCGCGATGAGTTCATCAAACCCGGCACCACCCTCGAAGGCCTGGCCGGCCTCAAGCCTGCTTTTGGTGACATGGGCGGCATGGGCTTTGACGCCGTGGCGCTGACCCGCTACCCGCAGGTGGAGCGCATTCACCATGTGCACCACGCCGGCAACTCGTCGGGCATTGTGGATGGTGCAGCTGCAGTGCTGATCGGCAATGAAGCCGCTGCCAAAGCCCACAACCTTGCCCCGCGCGCCCGCATCGTGGCCACGGCCTTGAGCGGCGCTGACCCCACCATCATGCTCACCGGCCCCATGCCCGCCACACGCAAGGCGCTGGCCAAAGCCGGGCTCACTGTGGACGACATCGACCTGTTTGAAGTGAACGAAGCCTTTGCCGCGGTGGTGATGCGCTTCATGAAAGAGATGAAGGTGCCGCACGACAAGGTCAACGTAAACGGTGGCGCCATTGCGATGGGCCACCCGCTGGGAGCTACGGGCGCCATGATTCTGGGCACGCTGATTGACGAGCTACACCGCCGCAAATTGCGCTACGGGCTGGCCACCCTATGTGTGGGCGGTGGCATGGGTATTGCCACCATCGTCGAGAGACTTTGAAGTCTTTTCGACCTCTAGCGCCCATCGATATTGCGCGAGCAGCTCCTAATTCCATAGCATTTTCACCCACACCATGAAAACCATTCGCTACTCCCTGGACCACGGTATTGCCACCATCACCTTTGATGAACCGGACTCCCCCGTCAACACCATGTGCCTGCAATGGCTGCAGGACATGGATGCCGTGGCCGCACAGGTGCTGCAGGACAAAGACAGCATCACCGGCATCCTGCTGGCGTCTGCCAAAAGCACCTTCTTCGCCGGCGCGGACCTCAAAGCGGCCATGCGCCTGACCCCGGCGGATGCGCCGCGCATCTTTGAAGAAATAGAGCGGGTGAAGCGCAACTTCCGCACCATTGAGACCCTGGGCAAGCCCGTGGTCAGCCTGCTCAACGGCACGGCTTTGGGCGGCGGCTGGGAGGTGGCGCTGGTGGGCCACTACCGCATCGCCGTGGACGACCGCAAAACCCAGTTCGGCCTGCCCGAAGTCACCTTGGGCTTGCTGCCCGGTGCCAGTGGCGTGACCAAGATGACGCGCCACCTGGGGCTGATGGGCGCACAGCCTTATTTGGTGGAAGGCAAAACCTTCAACCCCACCGAGGCCAAAGGCCTGGGGCTAGTGCACGAGCTGGTAGCGCCCGGCCCCGACGCCGCAGGCGAGATGCGCGCCAAGGCTTTGGCTTGGATTACCGCCAACCCGACAGCCCAACACCCCTGGGAGGCCAAGGGCTACAAAGTGCCCGGCGGCTTGCCCAGCAGCCCGGCAGTGGCAGGCATGTTGCCGATTGCGCCCGCGGTCATCAAGAAAAACACCCGGGGCCTGTACCCCGCGCCCGAAGCCATCATCGCCTGCATGGTCGAGGGCTTGCAGGTGGACCTCGACACCGCGTTGCGCATTGAAAGCCGGTACCTGGCCAAGCTCATGTCCGGCCCACAGGCCAAGGCCATGATCAACACCTTCTTCTTCAACCTGAACGCCATCAAGAGCGGCCAGAGCCGCCCGGCTGGCGTGCCCCGCTTCAAACCCACCAAAGTGGGCCTGCTGGGAGCCGGCATGATGGGTGCCGGCATTGCCTACAGCCAGGCCAGCAAAGGCATCGCCACCGTGCTCAAAGACGTAAGCCAGGAAAAGGCCGACCTCGGCAAGAGCTACAGCGCCAAAATCACCCAAGGCCGTGTCGACAAGGGCCGCATGAAAGCCGAGGCCCAGCAACAGATCCTCGACCTGATCCACCCCACCGGCAGCGTGGCGGACCTGCAAGGCTGCGACTTGATCATCGAGGCCGTATTTGAGAACCGCGAACTCAAAGCCAAGGTCACCCAAGAGGCCGAGCCGCTTTTGGCACCGGGTGGATTTTTTGCGTCCAACACATCTACCTTGCCGATTACTGGTCTGGCCAAAGCGAGCGCCAAACCCGAGAAATTCATCGGCATCCACTTTTTCAGCCCGGTCGACAAGATGAAGCTGGTCGAAATCATCAAAGGCAAATCCACGGACGATGAGACCGTGGCCCGCGCTTTTGACTACGTGCAGGCACTGGGCAAGTTCCCCATCGTAGTGAACGACTCGCGGGGCTTCTTCACCAGCCGCGTGTTCGGTACCTTTGTGATGGAAGGTGCGGCCATGCTGGGTGAAGGCATTCCCGCTGCGGCGATCGAGAACGCAGGCATACAGGCCGGCATGCCGGTGGGCCCATTGGCCGTGCTGGACGAAACCGCCCTCACCTTGAGCCTGCACGTGATGGACCAGACCAAAAAGGACTTTGAGGCCGAGGGCAAGACCTACGTCGCCACACCTGGTGAACTCGTGGTCGAGAAAATGGTGAAGCAGCACAACCGCCCCGGCCGCGCCGGTGGTGCAGGCTTTTACGAATACCCTTCTGAGAAAGGTGCCAAGAAGTTCCTCTGGCCCGAACTCAAAGGCCTGTTTGAAAAGCCCGACGTCTCTTGGAACATCACCGACCTCAAGGATCGTCTTCTCTACCGCCAAGCGGTGGAGACAGCGCGCTGCCTGGTCGAGGGCGTGCTGACCAGCGTGCACGATGCCAACATCGGTTCAATCTTCGGCATCGGCTTCCCGGCGTGGACCGGTGGCGCCATGCAGTTCATCTATGGCATGGGCATCGACACATTTGAGACTCGGGCGGCCGCTTTGGCCACACAATTCGGAGGCGGTTTTGCCTTGAGCGATGATGTGCGCGCCGCCATCCGGCGCTTCGAGCCGGTGTACTGACAACCGTAAAACCACCTACCCATGCTCGCCAAACTGCTGCAACGTTTTTTACTCGCTTTGGTGATTGCCGGCGTGGGTCTGGCCATGCTCTGGCATGGAGCTACGGGCGATATGCTCATTGCCACTGTGCTTTTGCCATGGCTGGCCGTGGTGCTGAGCACGGCGTACACCATGTTGAAGAGCCGCGCCCCGGCGGAACCGGCCGGCGCGTTTTACCGGGCCTGGTGGGGCGAGACCGTTGCCAACTTCCGCACCTTTGTGCTGCGCCAACCCTGGGCTGACAAGCGCCCGCCCCTGTTGCCTGCAGACCCGGGCCCCACTCGGGTGCCGGTGCTGCTGGTGCATGGCTACTTGTGCAATCACCGGCTCTGGGACGATATAGCCCCCCGCCTGCAGGCCCAAGGGCACACCGTGCTGGCGATCAATCTGGAGCCTTTGTTTGTCTCCATAGACCACTATGCGGCCCACATCGAGAAGTCAGTTCAACACCTGTTGCAGCACAGCGGCCAAACACAGGTGGCCTTGGTCGGCCACAGCATGGGCGGTCTGGCGATTCGGGCTTGGATGCGGCAACACGGCAGTGAGCGGGTGGCCCGTGTCCTGACGTTGGGAACGCCCCATGCCGGCACCAAAGCCGCCAAAAAGGCCACGACCCTCAACGGCCGCCAAATGCTGTTTGACAGCGCCTGGCTGCAAGGCCTGGCGGAATCTGAAACCCCTGATCGGCGCGCCTTGATCCGGATTGCGCTCACCCCGCAAGACAACATTGTGTTTCCCCAGCGGGCACAGGTCTTGCCCGGTGTGAAGCCGGTGGTGTTCGACGCCATCGGCCATGTGCAAATGGTGAGCACACCTGCCGTGATGGACTGGGTGGCCACCCAGCTCCACGACTTGCCCGCACAACCCACACCCTCTGAAGCCACCGTATGACCGACCTGACTGTCCGCAGAATTCTGATCGACCTCAACACCCCGTTTGCGGTGCGCTGGAATGGGGGCGACGCATTTCGCAGTGCGTTTTTTAATGCGCTGTCCATGAGCTTCCCGCTGGGTGAGCAGTACTTTATGGACTCGGTCCGCGCCGGCCTCAAAACCCTGCCCGAGGACGAGCGTGCACGTTTTGCCACCGAGGTGCAGGGCTTTGTGGGCCAAGAGGCCACCCACCGCCGCATCCACAGCCTATTCAATGCGCAACTGACCCAGCAGGGTTTTGACAATGCGCTGGAGCGGCGCGCCACCCGGCGCTTGGAGGCCAATGCCCACCGCGATGTTCGCATCCATGTGGCGGCCACGGCGGCCACCGAGCATCTGACGGCCATCTTTGCCGACTGGATGCTGAGCCACCCCGAGGCCCTGGAGGGCAGCGAAGAGCGCCTCAAAACCCTGTGGCTCTGGCACAGCGCTGAAGAAAGTGAACACCGCAGCACCGCGTTTGATGTGTACCACGCGATCGGTGGCAACCATGAATGGCGGCTGCGCCTGTTCCGCTACATCACGATCACCTTTTTCAGTGATGTGGCGCGGCAAACCGTGCGCAACCTCTGGCACGACAAGGCCTTGTTCCGCTGGAGTACCTGGCGCAGTGCTGCCAGCTTTTTGTTTGGCGCCCGGGGGCTTATCCGCAGCAACCGCGCGCAATGGCGCGAGTATTTGCGCGAAGACTTTCACCCGGGCCAGCAGGATGGCGCCCGATCGGAACAGTGGCTGCGCGACAATAGCTCCCAGTTCACTGTGGTGGGGCAACCCACCTAACCCGCCTGCATGCCGCCCAGCCCGACCACCACCCCAAGCCCCACCTCGCGCGCGGCACCCCGCTCTAAAACGGATCTGTTTGTTTCTTTCTCGCTGCTCGCCTTACAGGGTTTTGGCGGCGTGCTCGCAGTCGCCCAGCGCGAACTGGTCGATCGCAAACAATGGCTTACCGCCGAAGAGTTTGTGGAAGACTGGGCCGTGGCCCAGATCCTGCCCGGCCCCAATGTGGTGAACCTCTCGCTGATGCTGGGCGACCGCTACTTCGGGTGGCGCGGCGCGCTGGCCGGTGTGGCGGGCATGCTGAGCTTTCCGCTGGTTCTGGTGCTGATACTGGCCGCCGCCTTTGCCGGTGTGGCCGATAACCCGCAAGCCCAAGGCGCACTGCGCGGCATGGGCGCGGTAGCGGCCGGACTCATCATCGCCGCCGGCCTGCGCCTGGTGCCGGCCCTCAAAAGCAATGTCATGGGCCTCGGCGCTTGCCTTGCATTAATGGCGGCCACCTTTATAGCCGTGGCCTTGCTGCGCGTACCGCTTATTTGGGTCTTGCTGGGCTTGGGCGGCTGGGGATGCATCTGGGCCTACCGATGCCTAGGCCGTCTGACGGCCCAAAAGGAGGCCTCATGAGCATCACCCTGACTGCTGCCCAGTGGTTCGAGCTCTTCACGCACTTCGCCTCGCTCTCGCTACTTGCGGTGGGCGGTGCGATCACCACGGCACCGGATATGCAGCGCTTTCTGGTGGTCGAGAAGGGTTGGCTGGACGCCGAGCAGTTCAGCAACAGCATTGCGCTCGCACAAGCGGCGCCGGGGCCCAATATTTTGTTTGTGCCGCTATTGGGCTGGACTATCGGCCTTAACGCCGCAGGCGGCCTCGGCGCCGGCTGGTATGGCTTGGGCTTGGCCATGCTGGGCGTATTTTTGTCGATGCTGGGCATCATGCTGCCCAGCAGCATCCTCACGTTCACAGCATCCCGATGGGGTCACCGCAACCGGGAGCTGCGCGCCGTGCGCGCCTTCAAGCAGGGCATGGCGCCCCTGGTCATTGCGCTGCTGGTGGCCACCGGCTGGATTCTGGCGGCCAACCACAAAGCCGACACCCACCACCTGGCGCTATGGGCCGTCACGGCGGTGAGCACCCTCCTGGTGTGGAAAACCAAGATCCACTTGCTATGGCTGCTGGGTGCAGGTGCCATAGCCGGGTGGATGGGCTGGATTTAGCGCGGGTTCTCAAAGAACAGGTAGTTGGAGCCGTAGTCGCTGATTTCAAAATACACCTTCTTCTCGCCGCTGTCCGCGATGAAGTTCAGGTTTTCGTCCAGCACCCCATAGCCAAAGCGGTAAGGCCGTGGCTTGCCGTCGTCGGTTCCCATGGCGGTACTGAGCTTGTCGATTTTGATGAAACGACGCACCAGCTTGTCCCCGGCGTAGAACTCCAACACGCCATTGGTGCCGGTCCAGTTCTGGATCTCGCGACCCAGCTTGTTTTGTTGCTCCTGGGTACAGGCGGCCAAGCCAAATAAGAGCGCAGCGCCCATTAAAACTGCGCAAGCTGCTCTCAATTTAGTAGCAAACATCGTCACACTCCCGGTTTAGAAAATGCAGGGGCTGCCACAGAGCGCTGACGCAGCGCCTCGTACAAGCACACGCCGCTGGCCACGGACACATTCAGGCTCTCTACCGCGCCTTGCATCGGAATGCTGACCAACTGGTCGCACGTCTTGGCGGTGAGCTGGCGCATGCCGTCGCCCTCGGCACCCAGCACCAGAGCCACCGGACCTTTGAGATCGGCCTGGTACAGGTTGCTGGGGGCCTGGTCGCTGGTGCCGATGATCCAGATGTTGCGCTCCTTGAGCTCATTGAGCGTGCGCGCCAGGTTGGTCACCATGAAGTAAGGCACCGTCTCGGCGGCTCCACTGGCGACCTTGGCGACCGTGGCGTTGATGCCGGCGGCGTGGTCCTTGGGGGCAATCACGCAGTGGGCGCCGGCGCCATCAGCCACCCGCAGGCAGGCACCCAGGTTGTGGGGGTCTGTCACGCCGTCCAGTACCAAAATCAGGGGCTGGGTACGTTGCTCCGGCGGGAGTTCGGCGTTGGCGGCTTCGAGGTTTTCGAGCAGTTCATCCAGCGAATGCACTTGTTTGAGCTCA from the Rhodoferax potami genome contains:
- a CDS encoding sulfite exporter TauE/SafE family protein; protein product: MTFDALFLLAGLAAFLVGSSKGGLPAVGMLAVPILSMAMSPVQAAVLLLPIFVISDVAGVWLYRREFSAPNLKILIPAGILGVGVGWATASMVSDRAIMLMIGLVGVGFCLNLWLRNQNAAIAQPPHLAKGWFWGTLAGFTSFISHAGAPPYQVYMLPQKLPKAAFAGTSTIVFAVINAAKIIPYQNLRPYSTASLHYAAWLVPFALVGALAGAYLTRRLADQWFYRIVQVSLFVVSVKLIADAVWMAA
- a CDS encoding acyl-CoA dehydrogenase family protein, encoding MIERTLFTPDHESFRDSFRRFMEKEIAPFHADWEEQGYVAREVWNKAGENGFLCMTMPEEYGGSEADKLYSVIQMEELARGGFTGIGFGLHSEIVAPYILHYGTPEQKAKYLPKLASGEMVGAIAMSEPAAGSDLQGIKSTAIQQPDGSYLLNGSKTFITNGWHADLVVVVAKTNPAAGGKGTSLLLVERGMPGFSVGQRLKKMGMKAQDTSELFFDNVRVPAENLLGGAAYENKGFICLMEQLPWERLQIAIGAVSASQAAIDWTVDYVKERKVFGQPVASFQNTRYVLAELQTQVQVARVFVDKCCELIGKDQLDTATASMAKYWTTDLQCKVMDECVQLFGGYGYMWEYPITRAYADARVQRIYGGTNEIMKEVITRSMGLGGK
- a CDS encoding acetyl-CoA C-acetyltransferase, which translates into the protein MTEAYVFDAIRTPRGKGKKDGSLYEVKPVTLLAGLLTDLQQRHQFDTAQVDDVVMGVVSPVGDQGAVLPKVAALKAGWDFQCAGVQINRFCASGLEAVNMAAQKVRSGWEDLVVAGGVESMSRVPIGSDGGAWAMDPETNSQTCFVPQGIGADLIATLEGFTRADVDAYALESQRRATKAQAAGYFDRSVMPVKDSLGQTILARDEFIKPGTTLEGLAGLKPAFGDMGGMGFDAVALTRYPQVERIHHVHHAGNSSGIVDGAAAVLIGNEAAAKAHNLAPRARIVATALSGADPTIMLTGPMPATRKALAKAGLTVDDIDLFEVNEAFAAVVMRFMKEMKVPHDKVNVNGGAIAMGHPLGATGAMILGTLIDELHRRKLRYGLATLCVGGGMGIATIVERL
- a CDS encoding 3-hydroxyacyl-CoA dehydrogenase NAD-binding domain-containing protein, giving the protein MKTIRYSLDHGIATITFDEPDSPVNTMCLQWLQDMDAVAAQVLQDKDSITGILLASAKSTFFAGADLKAAMRLTPADAPRIFEEIERVKRNFRTIETLGKPVVSLLNGTALGGGWEVALVGHYRIAVDDRKTQFGLPEVTLGLLPGASGVTKMTRHLGLMGAQPYLVEGKTFNPTEAKGLGLVHELVAPGPDAAGEMRAKALAWITANPTAQHPWEAKGYKVPGGLPSSPAVAGMLPIAPAVIKKNTRGLYPAPEAIIACMVEGLQVDLDTALRIESRYLAKLMSGPQAKAMINTFFFNLNAIKSGQSRPAGVPRFKPTKVGLLGAGMMGAGIAYSQASKGIATVLKDVSQEKADLGKSYSAKITQGRVDKGRMKAEAQQQILDLIHPTGSVADLQGCDLIIEAVFENRELKAKVTQEAEPLLAPGGFFASNTSTLPITGLAKASAKPEKFIGIHFFSPVDKMKLVEIIKGKSTDDETVARAFDYVQALGKFPIVVNDSRGFFTSRVFGTFVMEGAAMLGEGIPAAAIENAGIQAGMPVGPLAVLDETALTLSLHVMDQTKKDFEAEGKTYVATPGELVVEKMVKQHNRPGRAGGAGFYEYPSEKGAKKFLWPELKGLFEKPDVSWNITDLKDRLLYRQAVETARCLVEGVLTSVHDANIGSIFGIGFPAWTGGAMQFIYGMGIDTFETRAAALATQFGGGFALSDDVRAAIRRFEPVY
- a CDS encoding esterase/lipase family protein, which encodes MLAKLLQRFLLALVIAGVGLAMLWHGATGDMLIATVLLPWLAVVLSTAYTMLKSRAPAEPAGAFYRAWWGETVANFRTFVLRQPWADKRPPLLPADPGPTRVPVLLVHGYLCNHRLWDDIAPRLQAQGHTVLAINLEPLFVSIDHYAAHIEKSVQHLLQHSGQTQVALVGHSMGGLAIRAWMRQHGSERVARVLTLGTPHAGTKAAKKATTLNGRQMLFDSAWLQGLAESETPDRRALIRIALTPQDNIVFPQRAQVLPGVKPVVFDAIGHVQMVSTPAVMDWVATQLHDLPAQPTPSEATV
- a CDS encoding metal-dependent hydrolase, which translates into the protein MTDLTVRRILIDLNTPFAVRWNGGDAFRSAFFNALSMSFPLGEQYFMDSVRAGLKTLPEDERARFATEVQGFVGQEATHRRIHSLFNAQLTQQGFDNALERRATRRLEANAHRDVRIHVAATAATEHLTAIFADWMLSHPEALEGSEERLKTLWLWHSAEESEHRSTAFDVYHAIGGNHEWRLRLFRYITITFFSDVARQTVRNLWHDKALFRWSTWRSAASFLFGARGLIRSNRAQWREYLREDFHPGQQDGARSEQWLRDNSSQFTVVGQPT
- a CDS encoding chromate transporter, whose amino-acid sequence is MPPSPTTTPSPTSRAAPRSKTDLFVSFSLLALQGFGGVLAVAQRELVDRKQWLTAEEFVEDWAVAQILPGPNVVNLSLMLGDRYFGWRGALAGVAGMLSFPLVLVLILAAAFAGVADNPQAQGALRGMGAVAAGLIIAAGLRLVPALKSNVMGLGACLALMAATFIAVALLRVPLIWVLLGLGGWGCIWAYRCLGRLTAQKEAS
- a CDS encoding chromate transporter → MSITLTAAQWFELFTHFASLSLLAVGGAITTAPDMQRFLVVEKGWLDAEQFSNSIALAQAAPGPNILFVPLLGWTIGLNAAGGLGAGWYGLGLAMLGVFLSMLGIMLPSSILTFTASRWGHRNRELRAVRAFKQGMAPLVIALLVATGWILAANHKADTHHLALWAVTAVSTLLVWKTKIHLLWLLGAGAIAGWMGWI
- the rlmB gene encoding 23S rRNA (guanosine(2251)-2'-O)-methyltransferase RlmB; its protein translation is MSSPKVLFGFHAVGVRLKTAPKSIVEIYYEPTRRDARMRQFLERVAEAGVRVIEADGMRLAKLAGSHGHQGVAARVHELKQVHSLDELLENLEAANAELPPEQRTQPLILVLDGVTDPHNLGACLRVADGAGAHCVIAPKDHAAGINATVAKVASGAAETVPYFMVTNLARTLNELKERNIWIIGTSDQAPSNLYQADLKGPVALVLGAEGDGMRQLTAKTCDQLVSIPMQGAVESLNVSVASGVCLYEALRQRSVAAPAFSKPGV